The genomic interval GCCGGCTTGGTGAGCTTCATTTCCCTGGCGTGGTCCGCCACCAGTGCGCTCATCGCGGTCCAGCAGGCGCTCGACCGCATCTTCGAGGTGGGCGTACCGCGATCGTTTCTGGCGCGCCGCGCCATCGCGGCGCTCTTTCTCGTGGCGCTGGTCATCCTGGCCGTGGTGTCCGCGCTTGCCATGGCGCTCTACCCGTGGGTCGTGCATCACATTCCGGCCGGCACGTGGTTCGTGACGGCGTTCACGCGTTTTTCGGGCGTCACGCGCATGCTCTACCCCCTGTCGCTCTTTGTCACCTGCTTCGTCGTGTACCGGTATCTCCCGTCGAGGCGGGTCAACCTCAACTGCACCATCCTGGGAGCACTGGCCGCCACGGTTCTGCTCGATCTCGCCAGGTTGCTCTTCGTCGTGTACGCGGCGCACGCCGTGACCTATCACGCCGTGTACGGCGGGTTGACGGTGGTGATTCTGCTCATCTTCTGGATGTACATCGCGCTCATCATTCTGCTGTTGGGCGCCGAGATCGCGTGGCTGCTCGAGCAGACGGGGGGAGATGCGGGAGGTGCTGAACCATGACCCGTGCGTTTGAAGGCGCGTTTCCCGACCAACTGAGCCTCGTCGGCATGGTCTTTTACGCTTATCACGGCGTGTATCCCGAGGAGCGCAAACTCGGCCAGCGGTTCACCGTGGACGTCCACATGCACGGCGACTTTCGCCGCGCCGGGGAGACGGACGATCTCGACCACGCCGTCAATTACGCCGCGGTGTACGACGTGGTGCGTGCGGCCGTCGAGGGGGAGCCCGTGCGGCTCATCGAGGCGCTGGCGGAGCGCATTGCGAGCAAGGTGCTCTCCACCTTTCCCCTGGTGGGCGCGGTCGAAATTGCCGTCGAAAAGCCGGGAGCGCCCGTGCCGGGTCCGATGGAGACCGTGCGCGTGGTGGTGCGCCGCGCGCGCTGAGGGCTACGCCATGCGCCGATACAAGTGCGTCGCGTAATAGAAGAGAATCGGGGTCACGCCGAAGCGGTAGATTCGCCGGCGAGAGGCGGTAAGGTGCGCGGCCGATCGCGTCTTGGGGTCAGATAGATACATGCCCATGAGTCCGTGGACGACGTACCGGTGAATGACGCCGCCTGGGATGTCGGCGGCTCGCTCCACGCCCTCGGCGGCGAACTGCTCGATTCGCTCCCAGGCGCTGGCCGGATCGCGGTAACAGGCGACGAAGTTGAAGTCGCCGTGCGCCTCGTCCTCGAGTGCGTCGATCCAGTAATCGAGCAGGATATGCAGGCCGCAGATGTACGGGAAGTACTGTTGATGGAGTTTTTGCACGTCGGACGGCGTGACGGGCTCGGTGGCGGCCAAAAACAGTGCGAACATGCCCAGGGTCGATCCGGTGGCGGCCGCCCATTCGTGCCAGGCGACGCCTGGGTACGCGGCGAGATGCTGCCGGGACCAGTTCAGGAGGCGGTGTTCGCGTTCTTCGGCAGGCGCGTGTTTATGCTCCTGCAGTTCGCTGTACCGCCGGGCATACCAGTCCACCTGAGATTCCACCGTGCGGTAATGCGGGAGTTGTTCCAACGCTTGCTGGCAGGTTCGGACGAGCGAGGCGAGATACCCGCCGTCCTCCCGGTGCGCGTAGTGGCGGTAGTAGTCCGCAGGTGTGGTACCCGGATGGACGGCGTCCTGGAGGCTCTGGTGCAGCACCCGGAAGGCGACGGGATCGCTGACACCGGCGCGATCGCACAGGTTGTCGAGATAGTCACTAATGGTCTGGAGCGACACGATGGCCTGGACGAGGTGGTGCATGTGATCCGGGTTTGCGGCCGCGTAGACGGACCCGCCGTCGGCGTGGAACTGCTTGTCTCGCAGGCTTGCGAGCGCCTGCTCGCGCAGGAGCCCATCCGGGATGGCCTCCGCTCGCGCGCGCCATCCGGCGAGCTCGGCGCGCACGAGCGGCATCACGCGGCGAAACAGCCGGTAGAGAAATTGGCTGTGGCTGAGTTTGGAGCCGTTTGGCATCCTTCATCCTCCGTTCCGGGGGCGCTTCACCTGCGATCAAACAGTTCCAGAAGCTGCTGAAACCATCCTGCGCCTCCTCCGCTTCCTATCGTACCCGAAGACTCCGATTTTACGCTCGCGCCATTCTGGGGCGCCGAGGTCGGGGCCTGTGGCGGCGATGGGGTCTGCTGCGCGGCGCTCGGTGAAAACGGGATGGCGTGATGATGCGCCGGCCAGTGCGCGGGATGGTACGGGTGGAGCGGCGCATGAAACGAAGGTGGCGTCGCGGGCGGAATGAGGCCCCTGCGTTTCATGCCGTGATGGAGCATGGTGAAGAGCGTGCGCACCTTCTCGTCCTGCGCGATGTTGAACGCGAGCCCGCCGAACTTGATGAAGGAGTCGAGTTTCACGTCGATCACCTCCCGCGGTCATCCCGATCCTATTCCGCGGGCATGCCGCGCGATCGCGGCGTTTACCGGGTGTCGAGCTGGAGACGCGGGCGGTAGGTGTGGACCATCGTGCAGATCAAGCGGATATCACGTATCATGGTTGGAGAACTTCAGCGAGAGAGGAGAACCGCGATGTCGAGTGTGAGTACGACCGCGCCCCGCTTCGCGCAGCGGTTCCTTGAGGTCGCCGATTGGCTCGAGGCGGAGGGCGCGTCTCAATATGCGGATCGCATCCGCAGCATCCTGGCCGACAGCGGAGCGGTCACCACCTACACGGCAGCCTTCTGCGGCCTGTTTTCCGCGGGGAAATCGAGCCTCGTCGGCGCGCTGGCGGGCAAGCGCCTGAAGACCGGAGCCAATCCGACCACGGCCGAGGTGGAGGCCGTTGAGGTGGAAGTCGAAGGCGGCACGCTGCGGCTGCTCGACACCCCCGGCATCGATTCCACGGACGAGCGGCACCGAGAAGCCACCATGAATGCGCTGTATCAGGCCGATCTCGTCGCGGTCGTGACCGACTACCAGCACGTCGAGGCCGACGCGAACCTCGAGTTGCTCCAGATGTTTGCCGTAAGCGACAAGCCACTCCTTTTTATCGTGCATCAGGTCGACAAGCACCTCGAAGCGGAGTTGCCGTTTGAAGCGTTCGCCGAGAGCGTGCGCGAGCTTGCCGCCGACTACGGCGTGGATGCGTCGCGCGTGTTTTTCACGGCCGTTAGGCCGTCGGCGCACAGCCAACTGGACGAGCTTCGCGCGTTTCTCGTCGCAACCGCCGAGGCCGCGCTCGGAACGGATGGCGAGCCCATGATCCGCCGACTGGTCGAGGTGGCCCGGGAAGGCGTGAGCGCCTGTTACGAGTCCGAATGGGAAAAGCGGGCGAAGGCCGTCGAGGAGATCAGTGGCCGCGCGCCGCAGACCCTGGACGAGGCCCGCGAGTGGCTTTGGGACGCCAAGCGCCGCGCCGAGGCGCTTGCGCAGGAGGAAGCGGAGCAGAGACAACGCCTGAAGGCGCTCGTCGAAACGCTGAGAGACGGCTGGCTCCGGGCGGTCGATCTCGCCCAAATCGCGCCCTATGAGACGGCGGAAAAGGGGCGAAGGTACATCGACAGCCTGCGCGCCGACTTCAAAGTCGGCGTGTTTCGATCCACGAAGAAAACCGAGGCGGAGCGCGAGGCCAGGCTGAAGGCGTTTGTGGACGATCTCGCCGAGAAGGTGGAGAACTTCCTCACGCGGCCGCTCTCCGCCGAGATGGCGCAACATATCCGCGAGGTGGGCCTGCAGGCGGCCGCAGAAGAGCGGCTCATCGAGCGATGCCAGGGACTCCGCGTGCG from Alicyclobacillus acidocaldarius subsp. acidocaldarius DSM 446 carries:
- the folB gene encoding dihydroneopterin aldolase; translated protein: MTRAFEGAFPDQLSLVGMVFYAYHGVYPEERKLGQRFTVDVHMHGDFRRAGETDDLDHAVNYAAVYDVVRAAVEGEPVRLIEALAERIASKVLSTFPLVGAVEIAVEKPGAPVPGPMETVRVVVRRAR
- a CDS encoding YihY/virulence factor BrkB family protein, yielding MRSRFQQAQAFARKLGANCMVHDITSLAAQIAFYAMFSLLPLLILVMYGASLVVPHRIIVEMVLGALRPYYPDLQNANQMLENSLNKLSDIGARAGLVSFISLAWSATSALIAVQQALDRIFEVGVPRSFLARRAIAALFLVALVILAVVSALAMALYPWVVHHIPAGTWFVTAFTRFSGVTRMLYPLSLFVTCFVVYRYLPSRRVNLNCTILGALAATVLLDLARLLFVVYAAHAVTYHAVYGGLTVVILLIFWMYIALIILLLGAEIAWLLEQTGGDAGGAEP
- a CDS encoding dynamin family protein, producing the protein MSSVSTTAPRFAQRFLEVADWLEAEGASQYADRIRSILADSGAVTTYTAAFCGLFSAGKSSLVGALAGKRLKTGANPTTAEVEAVEVEVEGGTLRLLDTPGIDSTDERHREATMNALYQADLVAVVTDYQHVEADANLELLQMFAVSDKPLLFIVHQVDKHLEAELPFEAFAESVRELAADYGVDASRVFFTAVRPSAHSQLDELRAFLVATAEAALGTDGEPMIRRLVEVAREGVSACYESEWEKRAKAVEEISGRAPQTLDEAREWLWDAKRRAEALAQEEAEQRQRLKALVETLRDGWLRAVDLAQIAPYETAEKGRRYIDSLRADFKVGVFRSTKKTEAEREARLKAFVDDLAEKVENFLTRPLSAEMAQHIREVGLQAAAEERLIERCQGLRVRVDAAYVQACVKPGSLVSAEYGHQFVRDVQDRVRREMRAQVQEIGEALSAAVEERIQMEERERAPERDAAERWCQVLRSYVEFGEQYESALAAVTQGEVPRGE
- a CDS encoding tetraprenyl-beta-curcumene synthase family protein gives rise to the protein MPNGSKLSHSQFLYRLFRRVMPLVRAELAGWRARAEAIPDGLLREQALASLRDKQFHADGGSVYAAANPDHMHHLVQAIVSLQTISDYLDNLCDRAGVSDPVAFRVLHQSLQDAVHPGTTPADYYRHYAHREDGGYLASLVRTCQQALEQLPHYRTVESQVDWYARRYSELQEHKHAPAEEREHRLLNWSRQHLAAYPGVAWHEWAAATGSTLGMFALFLAATEPVTPSDVQKLHQQYFPYICGLHILLDYWIDALEDEAHGDFNFVACYRDPASAWERIEQFAAEGVERAADIPGGVIHRYVVHGLMGMYLSDPKTRSAAHLTASRRRIYRFGVTPILFYYATHLYRRMA